One stretch of Microbacterium terrae DNA includes these proteins:
- a CDS encoding NAD(P)H-dependent flavin oxidoreductase, translated as MTSAQRPDRRHFPFAGRLRIPAIVAPMLGVSTPELVEAACRHGVVGAFPTANARSTEQLDAWLRRWSDKRRAALDSGSRDWAPWCPNLIIRQPRLAEDLEVLTRREVEMVITSVGSPAAVIPQLHDAGVQVWADVASLRHAERAIAAGVDGLVLLSAGAGGQTGWMNPFAFVREIRRHYDGTVVLAGGVSDGIALRAATTLGADLAYVGTRFIATSESGADPRYKAMLVDSTMDDIVLTRAFTGLPSSMLRASIEAAGLHPDRLDEAVDVETASALYGSGGEGPRRWSEIWSAGHSVSGVRGIQSVEQVVDEFAAAYESA; from the coding sequence ATGACGAGCGCTCAGCGCCCTGATCGCCGTCACTTCCCGTTCGCCGGCCGCCTGCGGATCCCCGCCATCGTCGCCCCGATGCTGGGCGTGTCGACGCCTGAACTCGTCGAGGCCGCCTGCCGCCACGGGGTTGTCGGAGCCTTCCCGACAGCGAACGCGCGATCGACGGAACAGCTGGATGCCTGGCTTCGCAGGTGGAGCGACAAGCGCCGGGCGGCGCTCGATTCGGGGAGCAGGGACTGGGCCCCCTGGTGCCCGAACCTCATCATCCGGCAGCCGAGGTTGGCCGAGGATCTCGAGGTGCTCACCCGGCGCGAGGTCGAGATGGTCATCACGAGCGTCGGGTCGCCGGCGGCCGTGATCCCGCAGCTGCATGACGCGGGAGTCCAGGTGTGGGCCGACGTGGCGTCGCTGCGGCACGCCGAGCGCGCGATCGCCGCCGGCGTCGACGGACTCGTGCTTCTCTCCGCCGGGGCGGGCGGTCAGACCGGGTGGATGAATCCGTTCGCGTTCGTGCGCGAGATCCGCCGCCACTACGACGGCACCGTCGTGCTGGCGGGCGGCGTGTCCGACGGGATCGCCCTCCGCGCTGCGACAACGCTCGGGGCCGACCTCGCCTACGTGGGGACGCGGTTCATCGCGACTTCCGAGAGCGGCGCGGACCCGCGCTACAAAGCGATGCTCGTCGACAGCACCATGGACGACATCGTGCTGACGCGCGCTTTCACCGGACTGCCGAGCAGCATGCTTCGCGCGTCGATCGAAGCCGCAGGCCTGCACCCCGACCGGCTCGACGAGGCAGTGGATGTAGAGACCGCGTCCGCGCTCTACGGGTCGGGCGGCGAGGGGCCGCGGAGGTGGTCCGAGATCTGGAGTGCCGGACACTCGGTGTCGGGTGTACGCGGCATCCAGTCGGTCGAGCAGGTCGTCGACGAGTTCGCTGCCGCGTACGAGAGTGCGTAG
- a CDS encoding AMP-binding protein, translating to MKHQATTVGETALAALRRHPDRTAFSWSDGTGLSNTATYAQCLDAIGRTQAVFASAGLVRGDGIAVLAGNTVDTWLSAMAAWCSGLRLTYLHPRGSLADHLHQLGDARARALVVDVAAFADRAAEIRAATAVEHMLALGNADLDGPTIDLRAARKSAGAHSAADLGRVDDVLWLNYTGGTTGRPKGVAYRHASVLNQTRSILADFELPATPRYLAVAPITHVAGTKILPVLHRGGTVHLMDRFTPGGVLSAIERERINMTLLVPTMVYDLLDSPELEGADLSSLELALYGAAPMAPRRLAEAHERIGRVFAQLYGQSECYPISYLARAEHVGEDPDVLASCGFPVHAAQVRLLDESGADVPADEPGEICVRSASVMSEYWEQPEQTEAALAGGWLHTGDIGRVDDRGLIRIVDRKKDLVVTGGFNVFPREVEDVLASHPDVGAVAVYGLPDEHWGEAVTATVVLRAGATATADDLRSWVRGRKGGLHTPKQVFVVDGLPMTAVGKIDKKSLRDGPVDRGASRARHQF from the coding sequence ATGAAGCACCAAGCGACCACCGTCGGAGAGACGGCACTCGCTGCGTTGCGGCGCCATCCCGATCGCACCGCCTTCTCCTGGAGCGACGGCACAGGGCTTTCGAACACCGCGACCTACGCCCAGTGCCTCGATGCGATCGGACGCACGCAGGCGGTGTTCGCATCCGCAGGACTCGTTCGGGGAGACGGGATCGCGGTGCTCGCAGGCAACACCGTCGACACCTGGCTCAGCGCGATGGCGGCGTGGTGCAGCGGCTTGCGTCTCACATACCTGCATCCGCGCGGATCGCTGGCGGACCACCTCCATCAGCTCGGCGATGCGCGAGCGCGCGCGCTCGTCGTCGACGTCGCGGCATTTGCGGACCGCGCCGCGGAGATACGTGCAGCCACGGCGGTGGAGCACATGCTGGCTCTCGGCAACGCGGACCTCGACGGCCCGACCATCGACCTCAGAGCTGCCCGTAAGAGCGCCGGTGCTCACAGCGCGGCGGATCTCGGCCGGGTCGATGACGTGCTGTGGCTCAACTACACAGGCGGAACGACGGGACGGCCCAAGGGCGTCGCCTACCGTCATGCGAGCGTGCTCAACCAGACGCGGTCGATCCTCGCCGACTTCGAACTACCGGCGACCCCGCGCTACCTCGCGGTCGCGCCGATCACCCACGTCGCGGGGACCAAGATCCTCCCCGTCCTCCATCGCGGGGGAACGGTTCATCTGATGGATCGCTTCACGCCCGGTGGCGTCCTGAGTGCGATCGAACGCGAGCGGATCAACATGACGCTGCTGGTTCCGACGATGGTCTACGACCTCCTCGACAGCCCGGAACTGGAAGGCGCGGATCTGAGTTCGCTGGAGCTCGCGCTATATGGTGCGGCGCCGATGGCACCCCGCCGACTCGCAGAGGCTCACGAGCGGATCGGCCGCGTGTTCGCCCAACTCTACGGGCAGAGCGAGTGCTACCCGATCAGCTACCTGGCGCGAGCCGAGCACGTGGGGGAGGATCCGGACGTGCTCGCCTCGTGCGGCTTTCCCGTCCACGCCGCTCAGGTGCGGCTGCTCGACGAGTCCGGCGCTGACGTACCGGCCGATGAGCCGGGCGAGATCTGCGTCCGGTCCGCCTCGGTGATGTCGGAGTACTGGGAGCAGCCGGAGCAGACCGAGGCGGCCTTGGCAGGCGGATGGCTCCACACCGGCGACATCGGACGCGTCGACGACCGGGGGTTGATCCGGATCGTCGATCGGAAGAAGGACCTCGTCGTGACGGGCGGCTTCAACGTGTTCCCGCGGGAGGTTGAAGACGTGTTGGCGAGTCATCCCGATGTCGGCGCAGTGGCGGTCTACGGACTGCCCGATGAGCACTGGGGCGAGGCCGTCACCGCGACGGTCGTGCTGCGCGCGGGCGCCACCGCCACTGCGGACGACCTTCGCAGCTGGGTGCGAGGGCGCAAGGGCGGCCTCCACACGCCCAAGCAGGTGTTCGTGGTCGATGGACTGCCGATGACAGCTGTCGGAAAGATCGACAAGAAATCTCTGCGCGACGGGCCCGTCGATCGCGGTGCGTCGCGCGCCCGTCACCAGTTCTGA